The following proteins are encoded in a genomic region of Lujinxingia vulgaris:
- a CDS encoding MazG nucleotide pyrophosphohydrolase domain-containing protein gives MSDDPHPPGASHPQLRLQGLKRAQRLGEEAASWGFDWPSVEGALAKVDEELIELRDELKHPAPSQQRVRAELGDLIFALVNVARHLNIDALEALDQASDTFEQRITSVRAQAARAGHRPEDLSLDALEALWQKAKVAAGLDSPNSSDL, from the coding sequence ATGAGTGATGATCCTCACCCCCCCGGTGCTTCCCACCCCCAGCTCCGGCTGCAAGGCTTAAAACGCGCTCAGCGCCTGGGCGAAGAGGCCGCCTCCTGGGGCTTTGACTGGCCCTCGGTCGAGGGCGCGCTCGCCAAGGTCGACGAAGAGCTCATCGAGCTGCGCGACGAGCTTAAGCACCCCGCCCCCTCCCAACAACGCGTTCGGGCGGAACTCGGCGATCTTATCTTTGCGCTCGTCAACGTCGCTCGCCACCTGAACATCGACGCGCTCGAGGCGCTTGATCAGGCCAGCGACACCTTCGAGCAGCGCATCACCTCGGTGCGCGCTCAGGCCGCACGGGCCGGGCATCGCCCTGAAGATCTCAGCCTCGATGCGCTCGAAGCCCTCTGGCAGAAGGCCAAGGTCGCGGCCGGTCTTGATTCGCCGAATTCAAGCGACCTATAG